A stretch of DNA from Plectropomus leopardus isolate mb unplaced genomic scaffold, YSFRI_Pleo_2.0 unplaced_scaffold6735, whole genome shotgun sequence:
TTTTAAGAATTTGTAAGTCTTTCAGAGTCCGAGGCTCTGAGTTAATTCTGTGGTGGCAGAGTCAATTTGTTAAAgtgaactttcttttttaactggTGTTTAAGTTGCGGCCCTCCTGGCTGATTGCCAGCCCTGTGGTTACATCTTCCTCTCCCTGCAGCCAGTTCTGTTCAGTCCACGTATTTCCCACCTTATCGGACCTCCACAGATCTGCAAGTTATCAGATGGGCGTAACCTGCGTGCTGTGAAGAGCAAGTGCTCTCACACCTCATTCGGTGCAGATCAGTGTGTCACCATGAAGAGAAGAAACTGGACTTGAATAAGTTCCTAGCTTTCTTGCATGAGAAAGTGAAACTCTGAGAAGTGAAATGGCGCAGCAAACAATTCAGATGGACCAGAAAAATCTCTGCTGTTCGATCTGTTTGGATTTACTGAAGGATCCGGTGACTATTCCCTGTGGACACAACTACTGCATGAACTGTATTAAAAGCCACTGGGATGAAGAGGATCAGAAGCAAGTCCACAGCTGTCCTCAGTGCAGACAGACCTTTGCACTGAGGCCTGCTCTggagaaaaacactgttttggcAGATTTAGTGGAGGAACTGAAGAAGACTGGACTCCAAACTGCTCCAGCTGATGACCACTATGCTGGACCTGGAGATGTGGGCTGTGATGTCTGCACTGGGAAAAAGCTGAAAGCT
This window harbors:
- the LOC121939925 gene encoding E3 ubiquitin/ISG15 ligase TRIM25-like translates to MAQQTIQMDQKNLCCSICLDLLKDPVTIPCGHNYCMNCIKSHWDEEDQKQVHSCPQCRQTFALRPALEKNTVLADLVEELKKTGLQTAPADDHYAGPGDVGCDVCTGKKLKALKSCVQCLVSYCEQHLQP